A genome region from Blautia coccoides includes the following:
- a CDS encoding sugar phosphate isomerase/epimerase family protein yields MGRLLTIMTCQWTDLELEVMCRKAKEMGYDGLELACWGNHLDAKRVVEDDSYFQEVMDLLKKYDLKCEALSTHIIGQCVGDYNDPRLNNFAPDELADQPDAIRAWAVETMKYAALAAKKMGCYVVTGFTGSPIWKYLYSFPQTTEEMIEAGYQEIYDLWSPILDVFAENGIQFALEVHPGEIAFDYYSTKRLLEKFKDRPEFGLNFDPSHLIWQGVTPHLFLQDFADRIYHVHMKDAAVTLDGRSGLLGSHIDFGDLRRGWNFRSLGHGDVNFEEIIRVLNAVGYEGPLSVEWEDSGMEREYGAKQAAEFVRGIDFKASDIKFDDAIAN; encoded by the coding sequence ATGGGAAGACTTTTAACCATTATGACATGTCAGTGGACGGATTTGGAACTTGAGGTTATGTGCCGGAAAGCAAAAGAGATGGGTTATGACGGCCTGGAGCTGGCATGCTGGGGCAATCATCTCGACGCGAAAAGAGTAGTGGAGGATGATTCCTATTTTCAGGAAGTCATGGATCTGCTGAAGAAATACGACTTGAAATGTGAGGCCCTGTCCACTCATATCATCGGTCAATGTGTAGGTGACTATAATGATCCCAGGCTGAACAATTTCGCGCCTGACGAGTTGGCAGATCAGCCGGATGCAATCCGGGCATGGGCTGTTGAAACCATGAAATACGCTGCACTTGCAGCAAAGAAAATGGGCTGTTATGTAGTGACCGGATTTACAGGCTCTCCGATCTGGAAATATTTATATTCATTTCCGCAGACAACAGAGGAGATGATTGAAGCTGGATACCAGGAAATCTATGATCTCTGGTCACCGATTCTGGATGTATTTGCTGAAAATGGCATTCAGTTCGCATTAGAGGTTCATCCAGGAGAAATCGCATTTGACTATTACTCCACCAAGAGACTGCTGGAAAAATTCAAGGACAGACCGGAGTTTGGCCTGAATTTTGACCCGAGTCATCTCATATGGCAGGGAGTTACCCCTCATTTATTCCTTCAGGATTTTGCAGACAGGATATACCATGTACATATGAAGGACGCAGCCGTGACCTTAGACGGAAGGAGCGGACTGCTGGGCTCTCACATTGATTTCGGAGATCTGCGCAGAGGATGGAACTTCCGCTCACTGGGACATGGAGATGTGAATTTTGAGGAGATTATCCGCGTACTGAACGCTGTGGGGTATGAAGGACCGCTTTCTGTGGAATGGGAAGACAGCGGAATGGAACGGGAATATGGAGCAAAACAGGCGGCAGAATTTGTCCGTGGAATCGACTTCAAGGCATCTGATATCAAATTCGACGATGCCATTGCAAATTAG
- the gltB gene encoding glutamate synthase large subunit codes for MRKDEGLYRQQFEHDNCGIGAVVNSKGIKSHKTVENALKIVENLEHRAGKDAEGKTGDGVGILLQISHKFFAGACKKEGIAIGGEREYGIAMLFFPQDELKCNQAKKMFEIIVEKEGLEFLGYRKVPVCSEVLGHKALECMPNIVQAFIKKPENVEKGLPFDRRLYIARRVFEQSNDNTYVASMSSRTIVYKGMFLVNQLRTFFADLQDADYESAIAMVHSRFSTNTNPSWERAHPNRFIVHNGEINTIRGNADKMLAREETMASDHLKDQLHKVLPVVDTRGSDSAMLDNTLEFLVMNGMDLPLAVMVAIPEPWANNTTLSQERRDFYQYYATMMEPWDGPASILFSDGDVMGAVLDRNGLRPSRYYITKNGDVILSSEVGVMPVPEEDIVLKERLHPGKILLVDTVKGQIFSDDEIKEIYAKKQPYGEWLDSNLVELQDLKIPNIRVEEYEGEELTRMQKAFGYTYEEYRKSIYSMALNGSESIAAMGTDTPLAVLSQKHQPLFNYFKQLFAQVTNPPIDAIREEIVTSTTVYVGKDGNLLKEQPENCQVMKVNNPILTNTDMLKIKNMKVDGFKVTVVPITYYKSTRLDRAIDRLFVEVDKAYKDGANILVLSDRGIDENHMPIPSLLAVSAVHQYLVKTKKRTSLAIILESGEPREVHHFATLLGYGACAVNPYLAQDTIKELVGSKLLDKDYYAAVNDYNNAILHGIVKIGSKMGISTIQSYQGSKIFEAIGISEEVIEKYFAGTVSRVGGITLKDIADDVDARHSKAFDPLGLPVDLELESVGIHKMKSEGEKHRYDPQTIHMLQESTKRGDYGMFKQYTSLVDREQSGYLRSLMDFKYPEKGIPVEEVESVDEIVKRFKTGAMSYGSISEEAHETLAIAMNMLHGKSNTGEGGESSERLDSAGSAVDRCSAIKQVASGRFGVTSRYLVSAKEIQIKMAQGAKPGEGGHLPARKVYPWIAKTRHSTPGVSLISPPPHHDIYSIEDLAELIYDLKNANKYARISVKLVSEAGVGTVAAGVAKAGAQVILISGYDGGTGAAPQSSIHNAGLPWELGLAETHQTLLRNGLRSRVMIETDGKLMSGRDVAVAALLGAEEFGFATAPLVTMGCVMMRVCNLDTCPVGVATQNPELRKRFRGKPEYVVNFMRFIAEELREYMAKLGIRTLDEMVGRTDLLKVKEHAENPRASQIDLSAVLNNPYAGKYSKVTFDPAQVYDFRLEETKDEKVLLRKLRGAVEKGQKAGVEVQVTNTDRAFGTILGAEITRQHREGLPEDTITVSCTGAGGQSFGSFIPKGLTLTLCGDCNDYMGKGLSGGKIVLYPPKKRNYKADENIITGNVALYGATSGTAYIGGVAGERFAVRNSGAYAVVEGVGEHGCEYMTGGRVAVLGKTGKNFAAGMSGGVAYVLDEGNDLYKNLNKEMISIEKVETKPDIQELHQMIKAHVEATGSEKGQEVLAHFQEYLPKFKKIIPDDYKKMTTLAARLEEQGMSPEQAQLEAFNENFSGKGAE; via the coding sequence ATGAGAAAAGATGAAGGATTGTACCGGCAGCAATTTGAACATGACAACTGCGGTATCGGAGCCGTTGTGAACAGCAAAGGCATAAAAAGCCATAAAACCGTGGAAAACGCCCTGAAAATCGTGGAAAACCTGGAACACAGGGCAGGAAAGGATGCAGAGGGAAAAACCGGCGACGGTGTTGGCATCCTGCTTCAGATTTCCCATAAATTCTTCGCCGGGGCGTGTAAAAAAGAGGGGATTGCCATCGGCGGAGAGCGTGAATATGGAATTGCCATGCTCTTTTTCCCGCAGGATGAACTGAAATGCAACCAGGCAAAGAAAATGTTTGAAATTATCGTGGAGAAGGAGGGCCTGGAATTTTTAGGCTACCGTAAGGTTCCGGTATGTTCAGAGGTTCTGGGCCATAAAGCATTGGAATGTATGCCAAATATTGTGCAGGCATTTATCAAAAAACCGGAAAATGTGGAAAAGGGCCTTCCGTTTGACAGAAGACTGTATATTGCCCGCCGCGTATTTGAGCAGAGCAATGACAATACATATGTGGCATCCATGTCCAGCAGGACCATTGTGTATAAGGGCATGTTTCTGGTAAACCAGCTCCGTACATTTTTTGCGGATCTGCAGGATGCGGATTATGAATCGGCCATTGCCATGGTACATTCACGTTTCAGTACCAATACCAATCCGAGCTGGGAGCGGGCACATCCAAACCGCTTTATTGTGCATAACGGCGAGATCAACACGATTCGTGGAAATGCTGACAAGATGCTGGCAAGGGAAGAGACAATGGCTTCAGATCATCTGAAGGATCAGCTTCACAAGGTGCTTCCGGTGGTGGATACCAGGGGTTCTGACTCCGCTATGCTGGACAATACACTGGAGTTTCTGGTTATGAACGGCATGGATCTGCCGCTGGCAGTTATGGTGGCCATCCCTGAGCCGTGGGCAAATAATACAACACTTTCCCAGGAGAGAAGAGATTTTTATCAGTATTACGCCACCATGATGGAGCCGTGGGACGGTCCGGCTTCCATTCTGTTTTCTGACGGAGACGTGATGGGAGCTGTTCTGGACAGGAACGGACTTCGTCCGTCCAGATATTACATCACAAAGAACGGCGATGTGATCCTTTCCTCAGAGGTAGGGGTCATGCCTGTGCCCGAGGAGGATATCGTTCTGAAAGAGCGTCTGCATCCGGGAAAAATCCTATTGGTGGATACAGTGAAAGGACAGATTTTCAGTGATGATGAAATAAAGGAGATTTATGCAAAAAAACAGCCTTACGGTGAATGGCTGGACAGCAATCTGGTGGAGCTGCAGGATTTAAAAATCCCAAATATCCGCGTGGAGGAGTATGAGGGAGAAGAGCTTACCAGAATGCAGAAAGCATTTGGCTACACCTATGAGGAATACAGGAAATCCATTTACAGTATGGCACTGAACGGCTCTGAGAGCATTGCGGCCATGGGAACCGACACTCCCCTTGCGGTGTTGTCACAAAAGCATCAGCCTCTTTTTAACTATTTTAAGCAGTTGTTTGCGCAGGTTACGAATCCGCCTATTGACGCCATTCGGGAAGAGATCGTCACCAGTACAACGGTATATGTGGGAAAAGACGGAAATTTGCTGAAGGAACAGCCGGAAAACTGTCAGGTGATGAAGGTGAACAATCCCATTCTGACAAATACGGATATGCTGAAAATCAAGAATATGAAGGTGGACGGATTCAAAGTGACTGTAGTGCCCATCACGTATTATAAAAGCACACGTCTTGACAGAGCCATTGACAGGCTGTTTGTGGAGGTGGATAAAGCTTACAAGGACGGTGCCAATATTCTTGTGCTCTCCGACAGGGGCATTGACGAGAACCACATGCCCATTCCGTCGCTCCTTGCAGTGTCCGCAGTGCATCAATACCTGGTAAAGACAAAGAAACGTACCTCTCTCGCCATTATCCTGGAATCCGGTGAACCCAGAGAAGTCCATCACTTTGCCACGCTTCTCGGATATGGAGCCTGCGCGGTCAATCCGTACCTGGCACAGGATACCATAAAAGAGCTGGTGGGCAGCAAGCTGCTGGATAAAGATTACTATGCGGCTGTGAATGACTACAACAACGCCATCCTGCATGGAATCGTAAAAATCGGGTCCAAAATGGGAATCTCCACCATTCAGTCGTATCAAGGCTCAAAAATATTTGAGGCTATCGGTATCTCTGAGGAAGTGATCGAAAAGTATTTTGCAGGGACTGTGAGCCGTGTGGGAGGCATCACCTTAAAGGATATTGCAGATGATGTGGATGCGCGCCACTCCAAAGCTTTTGATCCGCTGGGACTGCCCGTTGATCTGGAACTGGAGAGTGTGGGTATCCATAAAATGAAAAGCGAAGGGGAGAAACACCGCTATGATCCCCAGACCATCCATATGCTGCAGGAGTCCACAAAACGCGGGGATTACGGCATGTTTAAGCAGTATACAAGTCTGGTGGACAGAGAGCAGAGCGGCTATCTGCGAAGCCTGATGGACTTTAAGTATCCTGAAAAAGGTATACCTGTCGAGGAAGTGGAGAGTGTTGATGAGATCGTGAAACGCTTTAAGACAGGAGCCATGTCCTACGGCTCCATATCAGAGGAGGCACATGAAACGCTTGCCATTGCCATGAATATGCTGCACGGAAAGTCAAACACAGGCGAGGGCGGTGAGAGCAGTGAGCGTCTGGACAGCGCGGGCAGTGCTGTGGACCGCTGTTCTGCCATCAAACAGGTGGCTTCCGGGCGTTTTGGTGTTACAAGCCGTTATCTTGTCAGCGCAAAGGAGATCCAGATCAAGATGGCACAGGGGGCAAAACCGGGTGAGGGAGGTCATCTGCCGGCCAGAAAGGTGTATCCCTGGATCGCCAAGACCAGGCATTCAACACCCGGTGTGAGCCTGATCTCACCGCCGCCTCATCACGATATTTATTCGATAGAGGATTTGGCGGAGCTGATCTATGATTTGAAAAATGCAAACAAATATGCCAGGATTTCTGTAAAACTGGTATCGGAGGCAGGTGTGGGCACTGTGGCGGCAGGTGTGGCAAAGGCCGGGGCACAGGTCATCCTGATCTCCGGATATGATGGCGGCACCGGCGCTGCACCTCAGAGTTCCATCCACAATGCGGGACTTCCCTGGGAGCTGGGTCTGGCTGAGACGCATCAGACACTTCTCAGGAACGGACTGCGCAGCCGTGTCATGATAGAGACAGACGGAAAATTAATGAGCGGCCGTGATGTGGCTGTGGCGGCTCTTTTGGGAGCAGAGGAATTTGGATTTGCAACAGCGCCTCTGGTGACCATGGGCTGTGTTATGATGCGTGTCTGCAATCTGGATACATGTCCGGTAGGGGTGGCTACCCAGAATCCTGAGCTTCGGAAACGTTTCAGGGGAAAACCCGAATACGTGGTAAACTTTATGCGGTTTATAGCAGAGGAACTGCGTGAATATATGGCGAAATTAGGTATTCGTACACTGGATGAGATGGTAGGACGCACAGATCTGCTGAAGGTAAAGGAACATGCGGAGAATCCAAGGGCATCCCAGATTGACCTGAGTGCAGTCTTAAATAATCCCTATGCGGGAAAATATAGTAAAGTCACTTTCGATCCGGCGCAGGTATATGACTTCAGGCTGGAGGAGACAAAGGATGAAAAGGTGCTGCTCAGGAAGCTGAGAGGAGCAGTGGAAAAGGGCCAGAAAGCCGGCGTAGAGGTTCAGGTGACCAACACAGACAGGGCGTTCGGCACCATTCTGGGCGCGGAGATCACCAGACAGCACAGAGAGGGACTGCCGGAGGATACCATTACAGTTTCCTGTACGGGTGCGGGAGGACAGAGCTTTGGGTCCTTTATACCAAAGGGGCTTACCCTGACGCTGTGCGGTGACTGTAATGACTACATGGGAAAAGGCCTCTCCGGAGGAAAAATCGTGCTGTATCCTCCGAAAAAGAGGAATTATAAGGCAGACGAAAATATCATTACAGGAAATGTGGCACTCTACGGTGCAACCAGCGGTACTGCCTATATAGGCGGTGTGGCAGGTGAGCGTTTTGCAGTCCGCAACTCCGGCGCCTATGCGGTGGTGGAAGGCGTGGGAGAACACGGATGTGAATATATGACTGGAGGCCGAGTGGCTGTACTGGGTAAAACAGGAAAGAACTTTGCGGCCGGAATGAGCGGCGGTGTGGCTTATGTGCTGGATGAGGGAAATGATTTATATAAAAACTTGAATAAAGAGATGATTTCCATTGAAAAAGTGGAGACAAAACCGGATATACAGGAGCTGCATCAGATGATCAAGGCCCATGTGGAGGCTACCGGTTCGGAGAAGGGGCAGGAAGTGCTCGCACATTTCCAGGAATATCTGCCCAAGTTCAAGAAGATCATTCCCGATGACTATAAGAAGATGACAACTCTTGCGGCAAGGCTTGAGGAACAGGGAATGTCACCTGAACAGGCGCAGTTGGAAGCGTTTAACGAGAATTTTAGTGGGAAAGGGGCTGAGTAA
- a CDS encoding Gfo/Idh/MocA family protein, with protein MAERKKLCYGMVGGGLGAFIGAVHRKAIALEETADLVAGCFSSKDGKNQETGSFYGIEEDRLYKDYREMAQKEAKREDGIDFVSIVTPNATHYQVAKAFLEAGIHVACEKPLCFTVEQAEELQALAAEKNLFFAVTYTYTGYAMVKLARELVEKGEIGEIVNVNAEYLQDWLIDEIGGGSQTTTKLSVWRTDPEKSGISNCVGDIGTHIEDTVSYITGLHPKKVAAALDNYGMELDLNANMLVEYENGVHGVYSCSQVCAGHLNGLTVRIFGTKGAIEWVQEDPNYLKVTKKGQPVQIYHRGTGYITGRAAELNHIPSGHPEGLTYAFANIYHAFMSAVLKQINGREITQEDLDFPKVEDGVMGVRFIHAAVKSSKNGSVWTEV; from the coding sequence ATGGCAGAGAGAAAGAAACTTTGTTATGGAATGGTAGGCGGCGGTCTGGGTGCCTTTATCGGGGCAGTACACAGAAAGGCCATTGCGCTGGAGGAGACAGCGGACCTTGTGGCAGGCTGTTTCAGCTCCAAAGATGGGAAAAACCAGGAGACTGGCAGCTTTTATGGAATTGAGGAAGACCGTCTTTATAAAGACTACCGGGAAATGGCGCAAAAAGAGGCCAAAAGGGAAGACGGCATTGATTTTGTATCCATTGTGACGCCAAATGCAACTCATTACCAGGTGGCAAAGGCCTTTTTGGAGGCAGGAATACATGTGGCCTGCGAAAAACCTTTATGCTTTACCGTGGAGCAGGCAGAGGAACTTCAGGCCCTGGCGGCAGAGAAAAATCTGTTTTTTGCTGTGACTTATACCTATACAGGATATGCCATGGTAAAACTGGCAAGGGAACTGGTTGAAAAGGGTGAGATCGGCGAAATTGTGAATGTAAATGCCGAGTATCTTCAGGATTGGCTGATAGATGAAATAGGAGGCGGCAGCCAGACAACAACAAAGCTGTCTGTATGGCGCACCGATCCGGAAAAATCAGGTATCTCAAACTGTGTGGGCGATATTGGCACCCACATTGAAGATACAGTCAGTTATATTACCGGTTTACATCCCAAAAAAGTGGCAGCGGCCCTGGACAATTACGGGATGGAGCTGGATCTTAACGCGAATATGCTAGTGGAGTACGAAAATGGCGTCCATGGAGTGTACAGTTGTTCCCAGGTGTGCGCAGGACACTTAAATGGACTGACAGTGCGTATCTTTGGAACCAAAGGAGCCATTGAATGGGTCCAGGAGGACCCCAATTATCTGAAAGTGACAAAGAAGGGACAGCCGGTGCAGATATACCACAGAGGAACTGGATATATAACCGGGCGTGCAGCAGAGCTGAATCACATTCCTTCCGGCCATCCTGAGGGTCTGACCTATGCATTTGCCAATATTTATCACGCGTTTATGAGTGCAGTGTTGAAACAGATAAATGGCCGGGAGATCACACAGGAAGATCTGGACTTTCCGAAAGTGGAAGACGGCGTAATGGGAGTTCGGTTTATTCATGCGGCAGTGAAGAGCAGCAAGAATGGGTCTGTATGGACAGAAGTCTGA
- a CDS encoding FAD-dependent oxidoreductase: protein MGKTCFAGKKKFPHLFSPIRIGNIRLKNRIIAAPTSPSMITTEGHFTPEMIAYLEEKAKGGVSVVTYGEAIPHSATGKSHNKQLQLDSFGVRQGLAESVRRIHNAGGLANIQLSHGGMYGGLASVGGDLDTCKAAYGPSDMMMPAGEVKEMPREMIYEIAESYGKAAKLCKDVGYDMIQVHAAHGWLFNQFLSPLFNHRTDEFGGSLENRARFLLLALDAVRKAAGPVFPIELRLNGDDFQEGGLTLADYIEVAKLVNDKVDLFNISCGNHEDPAMFCRTHPNSFFPRGVNVYLAAEIKKHVTKPVACVGSLNDPEQMEKIIADGQADLVEIGRGLVADPYIAKKALEGSEEDITPCLRCYECFGATGQLEIIKCTVNPKQGQQIQGEEPLLEPKRQKKVLVIGGGPGGMEAAITAAVRGHKVTLVEKSDKLGGNLHPAGAPYFKEDIRKLCHVLTRRVEQAGVTVVMNTEATPKYVRDFEPDALIVAVGSSELRPPIPGIDGENVVMAIEAELHPERLGKRVAIMGGGLVGAEAACSFFHEGHQVSIVEMKDDIAMEVNSFYRGGLMPHVQESAAIYVKTKVKAITPEGILAENAEGEFLIEADTIVCALGFRAPWAAVDALCAEVDESYVVGDCKNVGQIYHAMNDGYYTGLLL from the coding sequence ATGGGAAAAACATGTTTTGCCGGTAAGAAAAAATTTCCGCACTTATTTTCACCCATCAGGATCGGAAATATCAGACTGAAAAACAGAATCATTGCTGCCCCCACCAGTCCAAGTATGATTACCACAGAGGGCCATTTTACCCCGGAAATGATCGCCTACCTGGAGGAAAAAGCAAAAGGCGGGGTGAGTGTGGTTACATATGGTGAGGCCATTCCCCACTCTGCCACAGGAAAATCACACAATAAACAACTGCAGTTGGATTCTTTCGGCGTTCGTCAGGGATTGGCGGAATCTGTGAGAAGAATACACAACGCCGGAGGGCTTGCGAATATTCAGTTGTCCCATGGGGGCATGTATGGAGGGTTGGCTTCCGTGGGGGGAGATCTTGACACCTGCAAGGCGGCATACGGACCCAGTGACATGATGATGCCCGCAGGGGAAGTAAAAGAAATGCCCCGGGAGATGATCTATGAAATTGCGGAGTCCTATGGAAAAGCGGCGAAGCTTTGTAAAGACGTGGGATATGATATGATTCAGGTTCATGCAGCCCATGGCTGGCTGTTCAATCAGTTTCTTTCCCCTCTGTTTAATCACCGGACGGATGAATTTGGCGGTTCTTTGGAAAACCGCGCCCGTTTTCTACTTCTGGCGCTGGATGCGGTCAGAAAAGCAGCAGGGCCTGTTTTTCCCATAGAACTTCGTCTCAATGGGGATGATTTTCAGGAGGGAGGACTCACTCTTGCTGATTATATAGAAGTTGCCAAGCTTGTAAATGATAAAGTGGATCTTTTTAATATTTCGTGCGGAAACCATGAAGATCCGGCAATGTTTTGCAGGACACATCCAAATTCCTTTTTCCCGAGAGGTGTCAATGTGTATCTGGCGGCAGAGATCAAAAAACATGTCACCAAACCGGTTGCGTGTGTAGGGTCCTTGAACGATCCGGAACAAATGGAAAAAATTATTGCAGACGGACAGGCTGATCTGGTAGAGATAGGCCGCGGACTGGTTGCAGATCCCTATATTGCAAAGAAGGCTTTGGAGGGAAGTGAAGAGGATATTACTCCCTGTCTGAGGTGTTATGAGTGTTTTGGAGCCACCGGCCAGTTGGAGATCATAAAATGCACGGTAAATCCAAAGCAGGGACAGCAGATCCAGGGGGAGGAACCCCTATTGGAACCAAAAAGACAAAAGAAGGTTCTGGTTATCGGCGGCGGTCCCGGAGGAATGGAGGCTGCAATCACGGCTGCGGTCAGAGGACATAAGGTTACACTTGTTGAAAAGTCAGATAAGCTCGGGGGAAATCTCCACCCTGCAGGGGCGCCGTATTTTAAAGAAGATATCAGAAAGCTGTGCCATGTTCTGACCCGCCGGGTGGAACAGGCCGGGGTTACGGTTGTCATGAATACAGAGGCAACACCAAAATATGTCAGGGATTTTGAACCAGATGCTTTGATTGTCGCGGTTGGCTCTTCGGAACTTCGGCCTCCCATTCCGGGAATTGACGGAGAAAATGTAGTTATGGCCATTGAGGCGGAACTGCACCCGGAAAGGCTTGGAAAACGTGTTGCGATCATGGGCGGAGGTCTGGTAGGCGCGGAAGCCGCATGTTCCTTTTTCCATGAGGGACACCAGGTGTCTATTGTGGAAATGAAAGATGATATTGCCATGGAAGTAAATTCTTTCTACCGGGGCGGCCTGATGCCCCATGTGCAGGAGAGCGCTGCTATTTACGTGAAAACAAAGGTAAAAGCAATCACACCGGAAGGCATTCTTGCAGAAAATGCAGAGGGTGAATTTCTGATTGAAGCGGACACCATTGTATGCGCCCTGGGGTTCCGCGCACCCTGGGCAGCGGTGGATGCTTTATGTGCGGAAGTGGATGAGAGCTATGTTGTGGGAGACTGCAAAAATGTAGGACAGATCTACCATGCCATGAATGACGGCTACTATACAGGACTGCTTTTGTAA
- a CDS encoding CTP synthase, whose translation MAVKYVFVTGGVVSGLGKGITAASLGRLLKARGYQVTMQKFDPYINVDPGTMNPIQHGEVFVTDDGTETDLDLGHYERFIDESLDKNSNVTTGKIYWSVLHKERHGDYGGGTVQVIPHITNEIKGCFYRAKTPGEERIAIIEVGGTAGDIESQPFLEAIRQFQHDVGHENAVLIHVTLIPYLKASGELKTKPTQTSVKELQSMGLQPDILVCRSEYPISREIKDKIALFCNVPVNHVLQNLDVEYLYEAPLAMEKENLAQAVCECLRLPCPEPDLEDWKSMVDDLRHPDTEVEIAVVGKYIQLHDAYLSVAEALKHGGIAGHASVRLRWVDSENITEKNCGELLQGLDGILVPGGFGSRGTEGKILAVQYARENKIPFLGICLGMQAAIIEFARNILGYHDANSIELDPNTLHPVIALMPEQNGVEDLGGTLRLGSYPCKLKKGTKSSALYGKEEITERHRHRYEVNNDYRERLEENGMTLAGLSPDGRIVEMIELTDHPFFVGTQGHPELKSRPNHAHPLFAGLVCAAVEYKKERGL comes from the coding sequence ATGGCAGTAAAATATGTATTTGTTACAGGCGGAGTGGTGTCAGGACTTGGAAAGGGAATTACCGCGGCATCTCTTGGCCGCCTTTTAAAAGCCAGAGGTTATCAGGTGACGATGCAGAAATTTGACCCTTATATCAACGTAGACCCCGGAACCATGAATCCGATCCAGCACGGAGAGGTATTCGTGACAGATGACGGGACAGAAACAGATCTGGATCTGGGGCATTACGAGAGATTTATAGATGAGAGTCTGGATAAAAACTCCAATGTGACCACAGGTAAAATTTACTGGTCCGTTCTGCACAAAGAACGCCATGGGGATTACGGCGGCGGGACGGTGCAGGTGATCCCGCATATCACCAATGAGATCAAGGGATGCTTTTACCGGGCCAAAACACCTGGTGAGGAGAGGATCGCCATCATTGAAGTGGGAGGGACAGCAGGTGATATTGAGAGCCAGCCGTTTTTGGAGGCGATCCGGCAGTTTCAGCATGATGTGGGACATGAGAATGCCGTTCTCATCCATGTGACGCTGATCCCCTACCTGAAGGCCTCCGGTGAATTGAAGACAAAACCCACCCAGACAAGTGTGAAGGAGCTTCAGAGTATGGGGCTGCAGCCGGATATTCTGGTCTGCAGGTCTGAATATCCCATTTCCCGGGAAATCAAAGATAAAATTGCTCTTTTCTGCAATGTGCCGGTAAACCACGTACTGCAGAACCTGGATGTGGAATATCTCTATGAGGCGCCTCTTGCCATGGAAAAGGAGAATCTGGCCCAGGCAGTGTGCGAGTGTCTGCGCCTTCCGTGCCCCGAGCCGGATCTGGAGGACTGGAAGTCCATGGTGGATGATCTGCGCCACCCGGATACAGAGGTTGAGATTGCCGTTGTGGGTAAATATATACAGCTCCATGATGCGTATTTAAGCGTGGCGGAGGCATTGAAACACGGCGGCATCGCCGGTCATGCCAGCGTGAGACTGCGCTGGGTGGATTCAGAAAATATTACGGAAAAAAACTGCGGAGAACTTCTGCAGGGACTGGATGGAATCCTGGTTCCGGGCGGTTTCGGCAGCAGAGGAACAGAAGGAAAAATCCTGGCTGTTCAGTATGCCAGAGAAAACAAAATACCGTTCCTGGGTATTTGTCTTGGTATGCAGGCCGCGATTATTGAATTTGCCCGTAATATACTTGGGTATCATGATGCCAATAGCATTGAACTGGACCCGAATACCCTGCATCCGGTCATTGCGCTTATGCCTGAGCAGAACGGAGTGGAGGATTTGGGCGGGACACTGAGGCTTGGATCTTATCCCTGCAAACTGAAAAAGGGAACAAAATCCAGTGCTTTATACGGAAAAGAAGAGATCACAGAGCGCCACAGACACCGCTATGAGGTAAATAATGACTACAGGGAGAGGCTGGAGGAGAACGGAATGACACTGGCCGGCCTTTCCCCTGACGGCAGGATCGTGGAGATGATCGAACTTACAGACCACCCATTCTTTGTGGGAACACAGGGACACCCTGAATTAAAATCCAGACCAAACCATGCGCATCCCCTTTTTGCGGGACTTGTGTGCGCGGCTGTTGAATATAAGAAAGAGAGAGGGCTTTAA